From the Rhodoferax mekongensis genome, one window contains:
- the hisS gene encoding histidine--tRNA ligase — MSEKNSPRKADKIVAVKGMNDIMPPESAVWEALEARVRELMRRFSFENVRTPIVEPTSLFVRGLGEVTDIVEKEMYSFEDRLNGEALTLRPENTAGVVRAAVEHSMLYNGPKRLYYMGPMFRHERPQRGRYRQFHQIGAEALGFGGAEIDAEVILMAHMLWKELGLADIELQINSLGQPNERNSHRAALIQHFESHLDLLDEEAKRRLHLNPLRLLDSKNPGMQAVIESAPKLIDFLGDASREHLETVKKILDAHRVSYTVNPRLVRGMDYYNLTVFEFVTTKLGSQGTVCAGGRYDYLIEQIGGKPAPAVGWAMGVERVLELIKESGVALRQPGLDVFAVITDVANLQAVMPSLHVLREAGLSVQMQASTSEGMPSMKSQFKRADASGARFAFVFGPDELASGQVTVKSLRDSNVPQATLRIDEMATWAASLYPTV, encoded by the coding sequence ATGTCCGAGAAGAATAGTCCGCGCAAGGCGGACAAGATTGTTGCCGTCAAAGGCATGAACGACATCATGCCGCCGGAATCTGCGGTATGGGAAGCATTGGAGGCCCGCGTAAGGGAATTAATGCGGCGCTTTTCCTTTGAAAATGTACGCACGCCTATTGTTGAACCTACCTCCCTGTTTGTGAGGGGCTTGGGTGAAGTGACGGATATCGTCGAAAAGGAGATGTATTCCTTTGAAGACCGTTTGAATGGCGAGGCGCTGACTTTGCGGCCGGAGAATACAGCGGGAGTTGTGCGCGCAGCTGTGGAGCATTCGATGCTTTACAACGGTCCTAAGCGTCTCTATTACATGGGGCCCATGTTCCGGCATGAGCGACCACAGCGCGGGCGGTACCGGCAGTTTCACCAAATCGGGGCAGAGGCACTCGGGTTCGGTGGCGCTGAAATCGATGCAGAAGTGATTCTGATGGCCCACATGCTCTGGAAAGAGTTGGGTTTGGCGGATATCGAGTTACAGATAAACAGTCTGGGGCAGCCAAACGAACGCAACTCGCACAGAGCTGCCTTGATCCAGCATTTTGAATCCCATCTGGATCTGCTGGATGAAGAAGCCAAGCGGCGCTTGCACCTGAATCCACTCCGCCTTCTGGACTCCAAAAATCCCGGAATGCAGGCTGTGATCGAGTCCGCTCCCAAGTTGATCGATTTCTTGGGTGATGCTTCCAGAGAGCATCTGGAAACGGTGAAAAAAATACTGGATGCTCACCGAGTGAGCTACACGGTGAACCCTCGCTTGGTTCGGGGAATGGACTATTACAACTTGACGGTGTTTGAGTTTGTCACTACGAAATTGGGATCCCAAGGCACCGTTTGTGCGGGCGGCCGGTACGATTACTTGATAGAGCAAATCGGCGGAAAGCCAGCTCCCGCAGTGGGATGGGCCATGGGCGTTGAGCGCGTTCTGGAGTTAATCAAAGAGTCGGGCGTGGCACTGAGGCAACCGGGTTTGGATGTTTTTGCCGTTATTACAGATGTCGCAAACCTGCAAGCTGTGATGCCTTCGCTGCATGTTCTCCGGGAGGCTGGGCTTTCTGTCCAGATGCAAGCCAGCACCTCTGAAGGGATGCCCAGCATGAAGTCTCAATTCAAACGAGCAGATGCTTCGGGCGCACGGTTCGCTTTCGTGTTTGGTCCTGATGAACTCGCTTCCGGACAGGTCACTGTCAAATCATTGCGGGATTCGAATGTTCCGCAAGCCACTCTTCGGATAGATGAGATGGCAACATGGGCTGCTAGCCTTTATCCAACCGTTTAA
- a CDS encoding YfgM family protein, which translates to MANHLDLEEQEQLDQLKHFWKQYGNAISWLLIIVFGAFASWNGYQWWSKRQAEQASAMYEEVDRVIAGGDVAAADRAYGDMRQRFPSTVYTQQAGLTLAKVAYLSGKPDVAQTALTTVAESSADPGLAALARIRQVGLLIEAKSFDAAAKILDGKFPVEFMGLVADKKADLMMAQGKTEEAVALYKDAIKHLAERDQYRRLVEVKLAALGAGESK; encoded by the coding sequence ATGGCAAATCATTTAGATCTCGAAGAGCAAGAGCAACTCGATCAACTGAAACATTTTTGGAAGCAGTATGGAAACGCTATTTCCTGGCTGTTGATCATCGTGTTTGGTGCCTTTGCCTCGTGGAATGGTTATCAGTGGTGGTCCAAGCGGCAGGCTGAACAAGCTTCCGCCATGTATGAAGAAGTGGATCGAGTTATTGCTGGTGGCGATGTTGCTGCTGCAGACCGTGCCTATGGAGATATGCGCCAGCGATTCCCCTCAACCGTGTATACCCAGCAAGCAGGTCTCACCCTTGCCAAAGTGGCTTACCTCTCGGGAAAACCTGACGTGGCCCAAACTGCGTTGACCACCGTTGCTGAGAGTAGCGCGGACCCAGGATTGGCGGCATTGGCGAGAATACGACAAGTGGGTTTGTTGATTGAGGCCAAGAGTTTTGATGCGGCTGCGAAGATCTTGGATGGCAAATTTCCCGTCGAGTTCATGGGGCTTGTTGCAGACAAAAAAGCCGACCTCATGATGGCGCAGGGTAAGACCGAAGAAGCGGTGGCTTTGTACAAGGACGCGATCAAACATTTGGCTGAGCGTGATCAATACCGTCGTTTGGTGGAAGTGAAACTGGCTGCGCTAGGTGCCGGCGAATCGAAGTGA
- the bamB gene encoding outer membrane protein assembly factor BamB — translation MVGVMAVVMAGCAGPSKPKPAELAPAASLLAVKKVWSASIGEVGFPLEVKLVGSDVYVASSSGSISSLDSNTGGVRWTADLGKKISAGVGADGEKTAVVTTDGELVVLQKGKRIWQQKLTSVAVTPPLVAGGRIFVITPDRTLIAFDSETGKRLWQQQRGSDSLVLDRAAVLFPAGDTLVAGIGGRLVGLNPLTGTQRWDIPVSVSRGTNEVDRLVDLMPGVSRLGSDVCLRAYQNAVACVSLANQKVIWSRAANGFTGVSGDDKLVFGTEADGRLLAWRRADGEVAWQLATLKWRDLGTPLLLGETLAVPDSAGLVHLLSKTDGSSLGRLVLDGSPLGASPVLAGKTLVVVTQKGGVFAFRPE, via the coding sequence ATGGTAGGGGTAATGGCCGTCGTGATGGCTGGTTGTGCCGGTCCGTCTAAGCCCAAGCCAGCAGAACTCGCTCCCGCGGCTTCACTTTTGGCGGTGAAGAAGGTCTGGTCTGCATCGATTGGGGAGGTCGGTTTCCCGCTTGAGGTAAAGCTGGTTGGCTCCGACGTCTATGTGGCATCCAGTTCAGGATCCATTTCGAGCTTGGATTCGAATACCGGGGGCGTCCGCTGGACGGCAGATTTAGGCAAGAAAATTTCTGCTGGTGTCGGAGCAGATGGCGAAAAGACGGCTGTCGTCACGACCGATGGGGAGTTGGTTGTGTTGCAGAAAGGGAAGCGGATCTGGCAACAAAAGTTGACTTCCGTCGCCGTAACGCCACCCCTGGTTGCTGGTGGACGCATATTTGTGATCACTCCGGACCGGACACTTATTGCTTTCGACAGCGAAACGGGTAAGCGCCTTTGGCAACAACAAAGGGGGAGCGATAGCCTGGTGTTGGACCGGGCCGCTGTACTTTTCCCTGCGGGTGATACCCTGGTGGCAGGAATCGGTGGGCGGTTAGTGGGTTTGAATCCATTGACAGGTACCCAGCGTTGGGACATTCCAGTTTCCGTCAGTCGCGGGACTAATGAGGTAGACCGCCTGGTGGACCTGATGCCAGGAGTCAGTCGCTTGGGGTCTGATGTGTGCCTTCGCGCCTATCAGAATGCAGTAGCGTGTGTCAGTCTGGCGAATCAAAAGGTGATTTGGTCCAGAGCTGCCAACGGATTTACTGGTGTTTCTGGCGATGACAAGTTGGTGTTTGGCACAGAGGCCGATGGCAGGCTCTTGGCATGGCGGCGCGCTGATGGGGAGGTTGCATGGCAATTGGCGACCCTGAAGTGGCGAGATTTGGGAACACCTTTGCTCTTGGGAGAAACTCTGGCGGTACCTGACAGTGCCGGACTCGTGCATCTATTGTCAAAAACAGACGGCTCCTCTTTGGGGCGTTTGGTGCTCGATGGTTCACCACTGGGGGCGTCGCCTGTCCTTGCTGGAAAAACGTTGGTCGTTGTGACCCAAAAGGGAGGTGTTTTTGCCTTCCGTCCAGAATAA
- the der gene encoding ribosome biogenesis GTPase Der: protein MKPVIALVGRPNVGKSTLFNRLTKTRDAIVADYAGLTRDRHYGNGKHGKQEFIVIDTGGFEPDAGSGIFKEMAKQTRQAVAEADVVVFVVDARAGLSAQDHDIGNYLRKLGKPCLVVANKAEGMKAGSQLAEFFELGLGEVFPVSAAHGQGMRSLVEMALDALHLEEPEEDPEPSDPSVIKLAVAGRPNVGKSTLINTWLGEERLVAFDMPGTTRDAISVPFEREGQKFELVDTAGLRKKGKVFEAIEKFSVVKTLQAIESASVVLLLIDAEQGVTDQDAHIAGYILESGRAVVVAVNKWDAIDEYQRELVKRSLETRLGFLKFAALHLISAKKRQGLGPLWGAITQAHKAANCKMPTPVLTRLLLEAVQFQTPKKTGAYRPKLRYAHQGGMNPPIIVIHGNSLEHVTEAYKRFLEGRFRKEFNLVGTPLRIEMKSSQNPFADKD, encoded by the coding sequence ATGAAGCCTGTTATAGCCCTTGTGGGGCGCCCGAATGTCGGGAAGTCGACCTTGTTTAATCGCTTGACGAAAACCCGTGACGCGATCGTTGCCGACTATGCCGGTTTGACGCGTGACCGCCATTACGGCAATGGCAAACACGGCAAGCAGGAATTCATTGTCATCGATACCGGTGGTTTTGAACCCGATGCCGGAAGCGGCATCTTCAAAGAGATGGCGAAGCAAACCCGGCAGGCGGTTGCTGAAGCTGATGTGGTTGTATTCGTGGTGGATGCTCGGGCGGGGCTATCCGCGCAGGATCATGACATCGGCAACTATTTGAGAAAGCTTGGCAAGCCCTGCCTTGTTGTGGCTAACAAAGCGGAAGGCATGAAAGCCGGCTCTCAGCTTGCTGAATTCTTTGAGTTAGGCTTGGGTGAGGTCTTCCCAGTATCTGCTGCCCATGGTCAGGGCATGCGCTCTTTGGTCGAGATGGCGCTGGACGCGTTGCATCTTGAAGAGCCGGAGGAGGACCCTGAACCGTCTGATCCTTCCGTGATTAAGCTTGCAGTCGCAGGCAGGCCAAACGTAGGCAAATCGACACTGATTAACACATGGTTGGGTGAAGAGCGTTTGGTGGCATTTGATATGCCCGGTACCACGCGGGATGCCATTTCTGTCCCTTTTGAGCGGGAAGGTCAGAAGTTTGAATTGGTAGACACAGCAGGATTGCGCAAAAAGGGCAAAGTGTTTGAGGCCATCGAGAAATTCTCGGTCGTCAAGACGTTGCAGGCTATTGAGTCTGCCAGCGTCGTCTTGTTGTTGATCGACGCTGAACAAGGCGTAACTGACCAGGACGCCCACATAGCGGGCTATATTCTGGAATCCGGTCGGGCTGTGGTTGTGGCGGTTAACAAATGGGATGCGATTGACGAATACCAACGCGAGTTGGTGAAACGATCTTTAGAGACCCGTCTGGGCTTCTTGAAGTTCGCTGCATTGCATCTCATCTCGGCTAAAAAACGCCAGGGCCTAGGCCCGCTCTGGGGAGCAATTACTCAAGCGCACAAAGCGGCCAATTGCAAGATGCCGACGCCGGTATTGACCCGTCTGCTATTGGAGGCGGTGCAATTCCAGACACCGAAGAAGACCGGCGCATACCGGCCCAAATTGCGTTATGCCCACCAAGGTGGGATGAATCCGCCCATTATCGTGATCCACGGAAACTCCCTGGAGCATGTGACCGAAGCCTACAAGCGGTTTTTGGAAGGTCGCTTCCGCAAGGAGTTCAATTTGGTGGGAACACCTTTGCGTATCGAGATGAAGTCTTCTCAAAACCCATTTGCTGATAAAGATTAA
- the hfq gene encoding RNA chaperone Hfq, which produces MSNKGQLLQDPFLNALRREHVPVSIYLVNGIKLQGQIESFDQYVVLLRNTVTQMVYKHAISTIVPGRAVNLAAAGDEAASA; this is translated from the coding sequence GTGAGCAACAAAGGCCAACTCCTCCAAGATCCTTTCCTGAACGCTTTGCGTCGTGAACATGTGCCTGTTTCCATTTATTTGGTGAACGGCATCAAGTTGCAGGGACAGATCGAATCTTTTGACCAGTACGTGGTCTTGCTCCGCAATACAGTGACACAAATGGTTTACAAGCATGCCATTTCAACTATTGTTCCCGGACGCGCAGTGAACCTGGCAGCCGCTGGTGACGAAGCAGCATCTGCTTGA
- the hflX gene encoding GTPase HflX, which translates to MNNPQESKLAPTILVGVDLGGPNFDSELEELGLLAQTAGLQPVGRVVCKRRAPDAALFVGSGKAEEIRQLALQTGATEILFDQSLSPGQQRNLERHMQLPVNDRTFLILEIFAQRARSHEGKLQVELARLQYLSTRLVRRWSHLERQRGGIGTRGGPGETQIELDRRMISENIKRTKERLGKVKRQRQTQRRQRERRDAFNISLIGYTNAGKSTLFNALVKARAYAADQLFATLDTTTRQLYLGEANRSVSLSDTVGFIRDLPHGLVDAFQATLQEAIDADLLLHVVDAANVDFPEQIAQVQAVLKEIGADDIPQLLVFNKVDAISADAQPLRLEDTYEIQGLQTPRIFVSARNLTGMPLLRQKLAEIAKSATDLNDLPSIHPEPSGDGV; encoded by the coding sequence TTGAATAATCCCCAAGAAAGCAAATTGGCGCCAACCATACTGGTTGGTGTCGATCTGGGTGGTCCGAATTTCGATTCTGAGCTGGAAGAGCTCGGACTTCTGGCTCAAACAGCTGGTTTGCAACCCGTGGGGCGTGTTGTGTGTAAACGCCGCGCTCCCGATGCAGCGTTGTTTGTAGGTTCCGGAAAAGCAGAGGAAATCCGGCAGCTAGCGCTGCAGACCGGTGCCACCGAAATTTTGTTTGACCAGTCGCTTAGTCCCGGTCAACAACGAAATCTGGAGCGGCACATGCAGCTTCCGGTCAATGACCGGACCTTCTTGATTCTTGAGATCTTCGCACAACGGGCGAGGAGTCATGAAGGCAAGTTGCAGGTTGAATTGGCTCGACTCCAATACCTCAGCACACGTTTGGTACGCCGCTGGTCCCATTTGGAGCGTCAGCGAGGGGGTATCGGAACACGCGGGGGGCCCGGCGAAACCCAGATTGAACTGGACCGCCGGATGATCAGCGAGAACATCAAACGAACCAAAGAGCGTTTGGGCAAAGTCAAGCGACAGCGACAGACGCAACGCCGTCAACGCGAGCGCCGTGATGCTTTCAACATTTCATTGATCGGCTATACCAACGCGGGCAAATCCACACTGTTCAATGCCTTGGTAAAGGCACGCGCCTACGCAGCTGATCAGCTGTTCGCCACCTTGGACACCACTACCCGTCAACTGTATCTTGGTGAAGCCAATCGATCAGTGTCCTTGTCCGACACGGTAGGGTTCATTCGGGATTTGCCCCATGGTTTGGTGGATGCTTTTCAGGCAACTTTGCAGGAAGCAATTGATGCTGACCTGCTTCTTCACGTCGTAGACGCTGCCAATGTGGACTTTCCGGAGCAAATCGCCCAAGTCCAGGCAGTGCTCAAAGAGATTGGTGCCGACGACATTCCTCAACTGCTGGTCTTCAACAAAGTTGACGCTATTTCCGCAGATGCACAACCCTTGCGTTTGGAAGATACCTATGAAATCCAGGGACTACAGACTCCACGTATATTCGTAAGCGCGCGCAACTTGACCGGAATGCCTTTATTGCGCCAAAAATTGGCCGAAATTGCGAAATCTGCGACAGATTTGAATGACTTGCCGTCAATTCACCCTGAGCCCTCTGGGGACGGTGTGTGA
- the hflK gene encoding FtsH protease activity modulator HflK, with protein MPLAPWLRNVFNLNDSRWGRGDDKQEGQGPEGQAKPEAERPSPVAGPQSGGPKNTSQSGPPDLDELWRDFNRKLAGLFGGGKKPAGGNGGGFQPDMKNAGIGAGLIVGVLVLIWLGTGFFIVQEGQQAVITQFGKYKSTVNAGFNWRLPYPIEKHELVFVSQIRSVDVGRDVVLKATGLKESAMLTEDENILDIKFAVQYRLSDARAFLFESKNPSEAVVQAAETAIREVLGKMKMDAALSEERDQIAPRVRALMQTILDRYKVGVEVVGVNLQQGGVRPPEQVQSSFDDVLKAGQERERAKNEAQAYANDVVPRAVGSASRLKEEADAYKARVVAQAQGDAQRFRSVYAEYQKAPQVMRDRMYLDTMQQIYSNVTKVIVDSKQGGNLLYLPLDKVLQLTGAPAAAEPASGPVTSTQSAPAAPATTFGNNDPRSRDAARTRERDVR; from the coding sequence ATGCCATTGGCACCCTGGTTGCGTAATGTGTTCAATTTGAACGATTCCCGTTGGGGGCGTGGTGACGACAAGCAGGAAGGGCAGGGTCCAGAGGGTCAGGCCAAGCCCGAGGCGGAGCGGCCTTCGCCTGTTGCGGGGCCGCAGTCCGGCGGCCCCAAAAATACGTCCCAATCCGGCCCCCCCGATCTTGATGAGCTGTGGAGGGACTTCAACCGGAAACTGGCTGGCTTGTTCGGCGGAGGCAAGAAACCCGCTGGAGGCAATGGCGGCGGCTTTCAACCTGACATGAAGAATGCTGGTATTGGCGCTGGCTTGATTGTCGGAGTGTTGGTCCTGATCTGGTTGGGCACGGGTTTTTTTATCGTGCAAGAAGGCCAGCAGGCCGTCATTACCCAATTTGGAAAATACAAATCCACGGTGAACGCGGGTTTCAATTGGCGTCTTCCATATCCGATTGAGAAGCATGAATTGGTATTCGTGAGTCAAATCCGATCGGTGGATGTCGGCCGCGATGTGGTTCTCAAGGCCACTGGACTGAAAGAGTCGGCCATGCTGACTGAGGATGAAAACATTCTCGACATCAAATTCGCAGTGCAATACCGTTTGAGCGATGCGCGAGCTTTCTTGTTCGAAAGCAAGAATCCGAGTGAGGCGGTCGTGCAGGCTGCCGAGACGGCAATCCGTGAAGTATTGGGCAAGATGAAAATGGATGCGGCGCTGTCTGAAGAGCGTGATCAGATTGCCCCGCGGGTACGTGCCCTGATGCAAACCATTCTGGATCGCTACAAGGTTGGCGTTGAGGTGGTCGGGGTCAACCTTCAGCAAGGCGGAGTTCGCCCACCTGAACAAGTGCAGTCTTCGTTTGATGATGTCTTGAAGGCCGGGCAGGAGCGTGAACGTGCCAAGAACGAAGCCCAAGCCTACGCCAACGATGTGGTACCCCGCGCGGTCGGTTCCGCTTCCCGATTGAAGGAAGAGGCTGACGCCTACAAAGCCCGTGTAGTAGCGCAGGCGCAAGGTGATGCCCAACGTTTCCGATCGGTGTATGCCGAGTACCAGAAGGCGCCTCAGGTCATGCGGGATCGTATGTACCTGGATACCATGCAACAGATCTACAGCAACGTGACGAAGGTCATCGTGGACTCCAAGCAGGGTGGCAATTTGCTTTACCTGCCTTTGGATAAAGTGCTGCAGCTAACAGGCGCGCCTGCTGCGGCTGAACCGGCTTCCGGTCCCGTTACATCCACTCAGTCTGCGCCTGCCGCTCCTGCGACAACTTTTGGCAACAACGATCCACGCAGCCGCGATGCCGCGAGAACCCGTGAACGCGACGTGCGCTAG
- the hflC gene encoding protease modulator HflC, with the protein MNRIGLIFTSLLVLLALASSTLFVVDQRQFGVVYALGQIKEVITEPGLNFKLPPPFQNVSYIDKRLLTLDSTDAEPMLTAEKQRVVIDWYVRWRITEPSDYIRNVGLNESAGASQLNRVVRNAFQEEINKRTVKELLSLKREALMSDVKAEVLDKVRGTKPWGVDVVDVRITRVDYVEAITESVYRRMEAERKRVANELRSTGAAEGEKIRADADRQREITIANAYRDAQKIKGEGDAEAARIYADAFGKDPQFAQFYRSLEAYKSSFANKSDVMVLDPSGSEFFKTFRSGGNAAAAAKK; encoded by the coding sequence ATGAACCGTATCGGACTTATCTTCACTTCGTTGCTGGTGCTGTTGGCGCTGGCTAGTTCCACCTTGTTCGTGGTGGATCAGCGGCAATTCGGCGTGGTCTATGCCTTGGGTCAAATCAAGGAAGTGATCACCGAGCCCGGCTTGAACTTCAAGCTTCCGCCACCTTTTCAGAATGTGTCCTATATCGACAAGCGCTTGTTGACCTTGGACAGCACAGATGCCGAGCCCATGCTCACGGCTGAAAAACAGCGCGTGGTCATCGACTGGTATGTGCGTTGGCGTATCACTGAGCCCTCCGACTACATCCGCAACGTAGGCCTGAATGAGAGCGCCGGAGCTAGCCAGTTGAACCGGGTGGTGCGTAACGCATTCCAGGAAGAGATCAACAAGCGTACGGTAAAAGAACTCTTGTCCCTCAAGCGTGAAGCCCTGATGTCTGATGTGAAAGCGGAGGTTCTGGACAAGGTGCGTGGTACCAAACCTTGGGGGGTAGACGTTGTGGATGTGCGTATCACCCGGGTTGATTACGTGGAAGCCATCACAGAGTCTGTTTACCGCCGTATGGAGGCAGAGCGCAAGCGCGTGGCCAATGAGCTGCGCTCCACGGGCGCTGCAGAAGGTGAAAAAATCCGTGCTGATGCAGATCGCCAGCGCGAAATCACGATCGCAAATGCTTATCGTGACGCCCAGAAAATCAAGGGTGAGGGCGATGCGGAGGCTGCAAGGATTTACGCCGATGCCTTCGGCAAAGACCCCCAGTTTGCACAGTTCTACCGCAGCCTGGAAGCCTACAAGAGCAGTTTCGCCAACAAGAGTGACGTGATGGTTCTGGATCCCTCCGGCTCTGAGTTTTTCAAGACTTTCCGCAGTGGCGGTAACGCTGCAGCTGCGGCCAAAAAGTAG
- a CDS encoding DUF2065 domain-containing protein — protein sequence MNADALWMALALVLVLEGLFPFASPQGWRKLFSQLLQLQDGQIRFFGLCSILCGLFCIWWLLP from the coding sequence GTGAACGCTGACGCACTTTGGATGGCACTGGCTTTGGTGCTGGTGCTGGAGGGTTTGTTTCCTTTTGCATCACCCCAAGGGTGGCGCAAATTGTTTTCCCAGCTCTTGCAATTGCAGGATGGGCAGATACGTTTCTTCGGCTTGTGCAGCATCCTGTGCGGATTGTTCTGCATTTGGTGGCTGCTGCCCTGA
- a CDS encoding ATP phosphoribosyltransferase regulatory subunit, whose product MSAWVLPDHIADVLPSEARHIEEIRRDLLDMARCYGYELVMPPMLEHLESLLSGTGEALDLQTFKLVDQISGRMMGLRADSTPQVARIDAHLLNRSGVTRLCYCGPVLHTRPAAPHATREPLQFGAEIYGHAGLEADLEVLTLTLDALKACKVGVLTVDMADARIVGSLLDESGLSSAQKNEVLSALTSKDSSALAELTQSCPQPVGAALRGLVNLYGNADVLQQAREELPALPGISQALEHLQWLAGHLEGVKVSFDLADLRGYAYYTGMRFSIYAAGASDALARGGRYDEVGSVFGRKRPAVGFSLDVKVLAQAADMRPLRAAIRAPWGEAAALRAAIADLRRQGETVVCVLPGHESEVDEFHCDRELVQAAGQWVVTAI is encoded by the coding sequence ATGTCTGCTTGGGTCCTTCCGGATCACATTGCCGATGTGCTGCCTTCCGAGGCCCGCCACATCGAAGAAATACGTCGAGATCTGCTGGACATGGCCCGATGCTATGGCTACGAGCTCGTGATGCCACCTATGCTGGAGCATCTGGAGTCACTGCTTTCCGGCACCGGTGAAGCGTTGGATTTGCAGACCTTCAAACTGGTCGATCAGATATCCGGCCGCATGATGGGCCTGCGTGCAGACAGCACGCCCCAAGTGGCACGCATAGATGCGCACTTGTTGAACCGCAGTGGAGTCACGCGTCTTTGCTATTGCGGGCCTGTATTGCATACCCGACCTGCTGCCCCTCATGCGACTCGCGAGCCCTTGCAGTTCGGCGCAGAAATCTATGGTCATGCAGGGCTGGAAGCTGACCTGGAAGTGTTGACACTCACCTTGGACGCCCTGAAGGCCTGTAAGGTCGGTGTACTCACAGTGGACATGGCGGACGCCCGTATAGTGGGCAGTTTGCTCGACGAGTCCGGTTTGAGCAGCGCTCAAAAGAACGAAGTTCTGTCTGCTCTCACATCCAAGGACAGCAGCGCATTGGCAGAGTTGACGCAATCCTGCCCACAGCCCGTTGGCGCTGCTTTGCGTGGCCTCGTCAACCTGTACGGCAATGCAGATGTACTGCAGCAGGCTCGTGAAGAATTGCCGGCCTTGCCAGGAATCAGCCAAGCGCTGGAACATCTGCAATGGCTGGCAGGTCATCTGGAGGGTGTGAAGGTTTCCTTTGACCTCGCCGATTTGCGCGGTTATGCCTACTACACCGGCATGCGCTTTTCGATTTATGCAGCAGGGGCGAGTGACGCCCTGGCCCGTGGTGGCCGGTATGACGAGGTCGGTTCGGTGTTCGGGCGCAAACGTCCTGCCGTGGGCTTCAGTTTGGATGTCAAGGTATTGGCCCAAGCAGCCGATATGCGCCCCCTGCGGGCTGCGATTCGCGCGCCTTGGGGTGAGGCTGCGGCCTTGCGAGCAGCAATTGCGGATTTGCGCCGGCAGGGCGAAACCGTGGTGTGTGTCCTTCCCGGACACGAAAGTGAAGTCGATGAGTTCCATTGCGACCGTGAGCTGGTGCAAGCCGCTGGTCAGTGGGTCGTAACAGCTATTTAA